The genomic DNA TCACAGAAGAAGTTGATTATGAAATTATGTAATGGTAAAGATTTATTTCCCGCAAAACCTTCATGACTGAGTTAACATCTATTGATACCTGCTGGAGCCACGGCTTATGTTGTCAGTGCTGGAGATTGCATTTTACAGTATATGTCAAAATGCATACCTTTTCCCCCTTTTCATTTCCTCTTTTATGTTTCGGACGCCACCTTTTGTATGTTTAAATTTAGTTAATCTCATACAATATCTTCTGATACGTTTCATTGTTTTCAGTGCAAGTGTTGTAGGGTGTAGTAAAAAAAGTAATCATACAAATAAGTGTGACACTTATTACGCTTTCAATTCGGGGAGTTCTGGTGGAGTTTAAAAAACTTCTGATATATCAAATAATTactcttattatattattatattgacaattgtataatttctatcttttttatcaactttttttttttgtcaaattaaatttataaacctTTAAACTTGCTCGTGGAGTCAAATGATTTtccttttaatttaataaaaatcactAATTAAAGATTGAATAGTTAATTTAAGAATTACGAAAGTACAATCGACCCTCTTTATAACAGTCACTCGCTATAACAATATTTTGCTATAATATCTAAGTTTATAGAAAatcaattttatgttttattttaacacTCTATAATAATTATTCACTTATAACAACATCTATAATCATAAATTACGttctttattaaattagtttttaTAACAACATATGATCTAAATTTTAAAGTAAAATCATAATTGTTTCATATAAGCAAGCCtattaattatcatttattaaatgaaaatgacCTTAATtagaatattattttaataaaatgattaaatttcacaTGAATAAGTCTATTAATCATATTTTactaaatgaaaataatattcaaTGGTGGAATTAAAGATATCAATTCAAGAAACTTATTAAGTTCcctaattaaatattttactatgAATTTGGAATATCAAAAACTTATGAATTGATTACTTGAATTTAGTAActtatgattaattaattaattaattaatttaatttgataacttATATTAATTAATTGAACTTGTTAAATTTATGAACTTTATAATTAATCATGTGAAAGAATGTAGaataaaaaaatgtataaaaGCAATAATAAATGTGCTTGTTATacgccttttaattttgttgatttgattatcactttctctttcttttttttaaacataattttcattttttgtaTTTGATGGAAATTCATGATATAAATGATATGGTAAGTTTACAATAACTATCTCTATAACAACATGATGTTATAGCCTTATAGGTGTATAACTGTCACCTCTATGTAATGATAAAAATCTGAGTAGACAAATGAGATTGTTATAGAGAGTTGATTGTATACATCTttcaatatttacacttttagagtacgtagttatatatatatatatatatatatatgatattaaatataatatataaattataacttgTAAATATATTAtagatataaaatttattttaggttATAATATGCTTCAAGTCTCTATATTTtttgtatatttagaatttaatccatctactttattttcaagaatttaatttatctttttcttttcagttttaaaatataaatttaattattaaaattcttCCATTAAATTTAGACCTATTATTTTTTGagataatttttaatttcaaaatgtggAATTTAAGAAAATCGTTTTAAACTTTTTATATTTGTAGTGTCATTAACTTTTTTATCGATGGGGGATCCTAACTTTGATAATTAGGCAGGAGGTGTATGATGATATGTGACAATGGCATGCCTAGTAAGCATATTTTAGGAGGAGGCAAGCGAGCAAGACTAGGTAAAACTCTGGCTCTGTCTCTACCAGTATACCTATAATGTCTCCCCACAAATAAGGGTCATTTCAGCGAATGACGGATCCGTTTGCCACTTCTCTCCAACGTGTCTTCCTTTACATATCTTACACTTACCCTGTATATGTACTCTCCCAAATATACCTATTTTCCTACACGTTCAACTGCAAAAAAAGAAACAATGTTGGCAGCTACAAACCCAACAGAGGAGCATGTGCACTCCACTTTTGCTTCTAGATATGTTCGCGCTCCTGTTCCAAGGTAAATCCACAGTTGTTTTTATTGCAACAATTAGATTGTCATAATTCAAAGAAAACTGTGGTCTTTATATATTAATGGATTCAGGTTCAAGATGCCGGAGAAGTCGATTCCAAAGGACGCGGCGTATCAAGTAATACATGATGAGCTTATGCTGGATGGAAATCCGAGGTTGAACTTGGCTTCATTTGTTACAACATGGATGGAACCTGAGTGTGATAAGCTTATGATGGCTGCAATTAATAAGAACTATGTTGACATGGATGAATACCCTGTCACCACTGAACTCCAGGTATCAATCCTTCTTCACTTGTGCATTTCATCTATTAGGAAAAGGAAACTGAATAATGGCAGAATTTAGCATTCATTAAATGAAAACTGATAATGCAGAATCGATGTGTAAACATGATTGCAAACCTGTTCCATGCTCCGGTCGGGGAAGAAGAGACAGCAGTAGGTGTGGGAACAGTTGGTTCCTCTGAGGCTATAATGCTGGCTGGATTAGCTTTTAAAAGGAGGTGGCAACATAAGAGAAAAACAGAGGGAAAGCCCACTGATAATCCCAACATAGTCACGGGAGCTAACGTGCAGGTGagattattataactattatttgGTTATGAATATGTGTGGTAAAATAGTAaagttgataaatgaaatgggaTGCAATAATGCACAGGTTTGCTGGGAGAAGTTTGCAAGGTATTTTGAGGTAGGGCTGAAGGAAGTAAAGCTGAAAGAGGGATATTACGTTATGGATCCAGAACAAGCGGTAGAGCTAGTAGATGAGAACACCATATGTGTAGCAGCTATTCTGGGATCAACGCTGACAGGAGAGTTTGAGGACGTGAAGACGTTGAATGACCTCCTTATGAAGAAAAATGAGGAGACCGGTTGGGGAACCCCCATTCATGTAGACGCTGCCAGTGGAGGATTTATTGCTCCTTTTCTTTACCCGGATCTCGAGTGGGATTTCCGGCTGCCTTTAGTGAAGAGCATCAATGTGAGTGGCCACAAATATGGCCTCGTCTATGCTGGTGTTGGTTGGGTTGTTTGGAGGAACAAAGAGGATTTGCCTGATGATCTTGTCTTTCACATCAACTACCTTGGCTCCGATCAACCCACTTTCACCCTCAACTTCTCCAAAGGTAATTATATAACTCATTCATACATTTCCTTGTACTATTTTCTTTTTCATACACTCATGATAATTATAATCTCAGGCTCTAGTCAAATAATTGCTCAGTATTACCAGTTTCTACGCCTCGGTTTTGAGGTAAATTGCTTTCGAACTTCTTTTGAAGTATGAATAAATTTGTTGATGCAATATAATTATAATACTAAtgacgatgatgatgatgataggGGTACAAGAACATAATTGAGAACTGCATGGAGAATATGAAAGTGCTTAAACAAGGCATAGAGAACACCGGGAAGTTTAACATATTATCAAAGGATATAGGAGTACCGCTAGTGGCCTTCTCTCTAAAAGATAGCAGCAAACATACAGTGTTCGAGATAGCCGAGAACTTGCGAAGGTTCGGATGGATCCTTCCGGCTTATACAATGCCTGCCAATGCACAGCACGTGGCTGTCCTCCGAGCAGTGATCCGAGAAGATTTCAGCCATGGGCTGGCGAAAAGACTGGTGGCACACATTGAGCAAGTCCTCAAGGAAATGGATGGCCTCCCGAGTCGCCTTCAACATAAGAAGACCGAAAGAGAAACTCAGGAAGAGGTCTTTAGGTACTGGAAACGCCTTGTTGATCGCAAGAGAGCTGGAGTCTGTTGATTTTTTCATCTCTGTTTCCCAACACCACGGCCCTTCTTCAACAATTTTTTTGCTTTccataacaattatgctactctTTAAATAAACATTTTATAGTATCTTGGCTATTATGTATGTTTCCCAGGCGATGGGTGGATTCCTTGTGTGCTTGAAATGGAGCATCATCACTCCATTAAAATGCACATTAATTTCTCCATTGTTTAAATAAACATTTACTTTAGATTTTCTCCCTAATAAATTTGTCACCAGATTGACACTACAACAAAACTGCCATATACTGACGGAATTAATCTGTTGCTACAAGTATAAAACTCTGTCAGTGTAAGGCCCAAAGATCTATGCAGACGGTCAAATGGGCACCTCGACAAAATGTAAACCGTTACTTTGCGGATATGTCGACAAAGCTTTTAGCGACAGCAAGAATCCGTTCGTATATGCCCTTAGTCAAAGCGATGACTATTCCGTCAGTATAAACTGTTTTCAATGCTAGCTACCCATCATAACTATATCATATATTACTGATTAAGAGCGGTTTCCATTGGTAAAACttattttgagttttcttaattTTGTAATCTATTGTGAGTATATAATAAAAATCCGTTAGTAAAGGCCAATTTTGCAATTTTTATATTGACGGTATCTACCATTTGCATAGATTTAAAATTTGTCAAAGAAGATTTAATtggtatttaattaattttaaaacattcttcataattaaattaattaataatataatagtaattatATAAAGAATATTAAATGCAAGATACAATTAAATTGTTCATATAATGACGAAAATATTGTCTTATAACAAATTTCACAAAGTTAACATAAATATAAAAGACCATGAATTACAAATGAAACGAACTTGGTGAAGTCTCTTTTCTCCATACCTCATCCCCACAAAGTAGATTTGTACATCAAGCAACATTTAGTTTATTTCCGCGCATCAAATATAATAACAAATCAAAGTATTACTTATTTGTTGTGTAATTTATTATAGTATATGCTTGTGTACAGTACAAACTTTGTCTCCATTAATATTAATTACGAAGAATTTGAAAAAAAGAGATGGATGGGTTGGAGAGCACATTGTACTAAATAGTCTCCAAGTTTCATTCGGATCGTTAGCTAATTTTGTTGTACAGAGGACAAAGTGTCATGAAATCTTGGACAATATTTTTTTTTAACCAAAGGcaaaaaatgaaatatatttcTATGATCGATTTAACTTGATATTGTTATGAGGGAAACATAGATAAAATGAATCACTtaaaaaacaaaggaaaaaataaaGTTAACACAATAAAAAACAACCGAatcaataactttaaaattgaatTCATATGCAAGCATTGGGACAAGGTGCTGCATATTCACTACATTAAGATTGCTACTACCCCACCAAGGCATAGAAAGCTACTCAACGAGGAAACATACAAGGTAAAGATACATATTCTATATGATTCAAAATAGATATAAATTTGGGTAGAGAATCCGAAACCAAAAGCAATATGTTGAATTtcacacataaatatatataatgttaATTTACGTTTCAGATCAAGAAAAACCAAAGATAATGCAGCATCTAGTTCATTCTAGTTTCAAAGGACCTTATCAGCTTTTTGGATActttataaaatgaaataaaactttATCATTTGATTTATCTGCCAAGTTGCTGGAATAGCTCAGTTGGTTAGAGCGTGTGGCTGTTAACCACAAGGTCGGAGGTTCAAGCCCTCCTTCTAGCGTTTTTTCTTTTCGATTGATTTTACAAGTTTGGCCCAGTTCGGAGTCATTTTCCCCTTTTGAATTGCAAGTTTACTGCTGCACATTTTCCCCTTTTGAATTGCAAGTTTACTGCTGCACAGAAAGGAATATCCGTTCATTGAAAGCCGACCTCAAAATTGAATCCATCTCATAATTCGTATACTTATtttatactaatattttaattttacaataAGACTGATTAAGAAACTCCATTTGGATATCACTAGCACTGACTTTCGCACCCCATATAAAATATtagataaactataaaaataattatttttactttcctccgattacattttagtcactcatatttaaaatgttacgtattaattatttaagttactGTTTTATTACAAAGTGATCATTCTATGGCTAAGTTCCGCTATTTCTCTAATACCATTAGGGAGGTAACAGATTTAAAATCAATTTAGACTGTCACATAAATTTGCCGTTAGAAAGGTAACATATTTTAACGGTAGAGTCACCACTTcgtaatattttaaacataaataactaaaatataatttaaagtaaataaaaataattatttttatagtttagcCTAAAATATTATGCAGACTACATCAACTCAACAGCTGCTTGTATGTATCATGATAACCAcgcatcaaattcaaaaatttacaGTATCCGGGAAAAGAAATCCCAGCTGAATGAATTACATATTTTTGAGGACCAaaaccaaaattatatcaaaattttacCTCAACCCCATCAGATTTCTGCATAGCAGCCTGCGTGAACAAACTCAGAGAACTCATTAGGCATACTGATATTCTCCATTTTACTGTTTTGCCCTTCCTTCGTTTCCACCGTGTAAAACCCAAGCGCACCACATCCATACTCCGACCCGGTAACCAAAACCCTCCCCCCAGATGCTCTGACCCGAACGCCCGGGTCGATCTCTGCCCAATTCAGCAATTTCCCATCTTCCCCTATCCCCACACACGATCTCGGGCATCGACCCGGTTCCCAAACCCCTTCCACCCGTCTCCATTGTTCCGACTTGAACCCGTACACGTCAGCGCTTCCATCAAATTGACCTTGGCTCTCCGTTCTGTATCCACTCACCACCCAGAACTCCTCTTCCCCAATCACTACACCTTCACATTCGTCTCGGTCTTGACTCAACTCCCCCAACTCAGTCCACTCGTCCGTTCTCAGATCGTAAACCCAAGCGGTTCTTGACGCGTTCTTGTTCTCGTCATGCCCGCCCGCAACAAAAACCCGACCTCCACATGCCCCGATTGCAAAGAAGGATCTTTTTGAAGGCATATCCTTCCCTTGTCTCCATTGCTGAGTCACGAAATCGTAGATGAACACATCAGTAACCGGATCGTACATCACCGGGTCCCACCCGCCCATCACCACAAGCTTACCTTCACAGCTTGCTAATTGGCAAAACAAAGGCAACCCGTTTAGGTACTTGGGAATCGGGGCGAGTCTATCCCAACTCTGACTCACCGAGTCGAACACAGCAATTCCATAACTCGATGATACAGATACACTCGGGTTTTTAGGTCCATTCTGGATTGCACTATTAAAGACTAGAAGCAAGCAAGCGAGTTTCTGGGTGTAGCCTAACCTTTTTCGGTGGTAATAAAAATCTAGGCTTTGGAGCAATTCCCGCCATCGATGACAAACTCGGGAGGCGAGTCTGTGAGCTGTGTAGGGTAGCCGAGATAAGCACTCAAGACCAAGTTCTTCAGGTAAACCCGGAAGCAACTCGGTTGAAAACTCAAATGTCTTCATTTCTTAAAGTTTTAAGAGGGTTTAGCTTTTGTGAAATGCCATTGAAACATTGAAAACAAAGCTATCATCCATCTCTTCTTTATAACAGTCAGTTAGGTCGATAACGGAAAACCTACAGCTGTTTGATAAGTGACACGTGTACGTTTCAGTGGACTTAATGCAACTGTAGAGAGATATTTTGACTTATTTGGTATGGCAGTGGCAGAGCGGATAAGTGCAAACTAAGGGATCGCACGTGGCTGTATTTCCATTTGAATTTTAAACTTCTTACCATCTGTCTTAGTTGTATAACAACTCCAGTTCAACTTCCGGTATccatacctttttttttttttttctaattaccTATAATTTactctaatttttctttttaactctctctaactcataaataagagaacaataaaTTTCAGCACACTCAAACTTAAGTCTTTCTATATTAATAACAATATCCGctaattataattataacatattaaaaaaatattttcaacaCAAAAAATATACAAAGATATTTATTTTCAAGTTTTCTTCTATATTTCTCCCGTCTTCTTTCTCATAACTGAAAAATAGAAAGACAAGACATAATCACATCTACATTACTTCTCATGTATCTAGATCTATATGTATCTTGTTTTGACGTATAATTATTAGTAATAGATGTACGTAAACTTACATATTGAATATAAATATTAGAAGGAAAAGACAAAATATAAGAGAAGAAATCATAGTTCCTCAAAATCTTAGTGTTTTTTCCAGGAAACATTGCATTTTGGCTGAAAATCTACTTTTATCTTTTCCTTTAATATCCGTAGTGACAAAAAATGATAATGGACAATGAAAGGATTAGATGTCGACCATAAGTAAAATCTTCTAGAGAACAGCCAAGAACGGCAAACACGGATGACGAAATTTGCCAGACCTTAAAGACAATGACCActgattcaatcaatttaaaatttccctccccttctatctttctttttaaatattcttattcatcacacatttaaataaatgtagaaaagataaaaatattatatttgttTCAAGTAGGATTAGCATTTCTTTCTTTTCGTGTTATGCACTAGGGTGCATAATGGCCTGGTTTGCATTTGTAGTGGTCTTGTGATTCATCGAATACACATGAATTCTGATGtttaaaaatgtaatatttaaaagtttgaaggtaaaaaataaaaattaaattgaaaaatatataaaaactcTAAAAACTAAACTTCTCatttatcaaatttatttataaatgacATCCCCCATCTCATCAACTTAATTTATTATCTTTTATATGACAATGCATTAAATATAGGGTAAACTAAAAAAATAGTCATTCTCGTTTGTCTcagtttatattttagtcacttatatttgaaatgttacgttttagtcacttacattatcgttttgttacgaagtggttcCTCTGCCGTTAAGCTCTGTTACTTTTCTAACGGTTGTCCTATGTGGCAAttcaaatgagttttaaatgtcaaattggatgTTCAATTGGGATGagaatatgtttttatttttttttatgaaaatagaatACAAAATTTTACCCTAAAACCTAATTTTATCctgtttaaaaaaaaagtaatagtTGGTTTTTGGAAAATTACCGTAAGAGGTAAAATAAGACCAAAGTGGTGAAAAAGATGTTGAACCCAAGTTGGGGTGAGGAATTCATTTTCAAAGTAGACAATTGGAGAAAATTTCCCAAAATCCAGCTATTGCTTCTTTATAATTAGGAGAAAATTAAGTTTTAGGGCAAAATTttatattctattttttttaaaaaaaaaacttattctCATCTCATCTAAACATCTAAGTTgacattaaaaatttatttagacTGCCATTAAAGAGATAACAGAGCTTAACGAcagagtgaccacttcgtaacaaaacgataacgtaaataataaaacataatatttcaagcataaataactaaaatgtaatatgagacaaacaaaagtaactatttttatagtttacccttaaATATAAATTCACATTTATATGGTTAACAAGAGTATGTTTTTTCTCCAAAATTTCGTAGCTATAGAATTTGTAAAATTCCATCCAAATTAACCCTAAAATGGAATACCCAATGGTAAAAATTGAAGCTGTTTTCGTAAACAAATGTTTCcatgaaaagcaaaaagaaaagccCGATGTTTAAAGCTTAAACCTTGACATCTGACCAAACATTGAGAATACCTTACAACCATAACATATGGCTCAATAATTTAAAGCTCTGTACCAAAATGAAATCACTTCTCATTATTAGCATTCGGCTTTCCTTTTTGGACATAATTGATTGGGTTTAGTATGCTCCAAAAAATAACCCATATAtgacttaatttttttattatgattatttttaaggTCATCCATCAAAACTCTTTTAAACTAAAGTCGTTATAATAAtcattataaataataataagcaatgaattatatgttaagcttccaaaataaaagaagaattatGGGCACTAAAATATGTATATCaacattgttttatttttatcttttgagCTTCAAGCTTGTTTTCGAAGGTTTGGGAAGATTAACTCATAATTAGTTAATATCATCTCCGATAGAATTGTATCTCTATGTGAAGACTAACTCATAATTGGTTAGTGCAAATGTCCTTATCTAATAGAATTGTGCCTCTTAATCGTTTATTTGATTTATCATCTTATTATCATTAAGCGCTGTTATTAAATTTTGACAATTACATATTATCTAGATATCTCGTTTCTTGTGCTATCTATGTGTTTGTGGAATTTAAATCCTTTAACCCAGTAATTATATTGAGCTAGGCTCTTCATTGGTATAGCaatttatataatttacataCAAATCCTATATAAAATGAAGGAAGAATTTTCAAACATAAACTTGAAATCCGCGAAGAATGTAGAAGAAAAATCATTTATAATTTACAGAATTTTATAATAGTAAACGTATAATCGACAATGGGTGTGTGGTCAGCTGAAATTGAAAGCAATAAGGATTTGTTGGAGAGGGTTTTCAGCAAAGACTGACCCCAATCTCCATCCTTATCAGGAGAAGGGTTCTAGAAGAGCAATTTGAAGCAAGTTAACCGAAAGGGTGGCATATGGTGGGGGTGTGGATATTTTGTCATTTTCGTTACCTCAAGGGATTCCTCCAACG from Gossypium arboreum isolate Shixiya-1 chromosome 9, ASM2569848v2, whole genome shotgun sequence includes the following:
- the LOC108454779 gene encoding F-box/kelch-repeat protein At2g44130-like; protein product: MKTFEFSTELLPGLPEELGLECLSRLPYTAHRLASRVCHRWRELLQSLDFYYHRKRLGYTQKLACLLLVFNSAIQNGPKNPSVSVSSSYGIAVFDSVSQSWDRLAPIPKYLNGLPLFCQLASCEGKLVVMGGWDPVMYDPVTDVFIYDFVTQQWRQGKDMPSKRSFFAIGACGGRVFVAGGHDENKNASRTAWVYDLRTDEWTELGELSQDRDECEGVVIGEEEFWVVSGYRTESQGQFDGSADVYGFKSEQWRRVEGVWEPGRCPRSCVGIGEDGKLLNWAEIDPGVRVRASGGRVLVTGSEYGCGALGFYTVETKEGQNSKMENISMPNEFSEFVHAGCYAEI
- the LOC108456251 gene encoding glutamate decarboxylase 5-like encodes the protein MYSPKYTYFPTRSTAKKETMLAATNPTEEHVHSTFASRYVRAPVPRFKMPEKSIPKDAAYQVIHDELMLDGNPRLNLASFVTTWMEPECDKLMMAAINKNYVDMDEYPVTTELQNRCVNMIANLFHAPVGEEETAVGVGTVGSSEAIMLAGLAFKRRWQHKRKTEGKPTDNPNIVTGANVQVCWEKFARYFEVGLKEVKLKEGYYVMDPEQAVELVDENTICVAAILGSTLTGEFEDVKTLNDLLMKKNEETGWGTPIHVDAASGGFIAPFLYPDLEWDFRLPLVKSINVSGHKYGLVYAGVGWVVWRNKEDLPDDLVFHINYLGSDQPTFTLNFSKGSSQIIAQYYQFLRLGFEGYKNIIENCMENMKVLKQGIENTGKFNILSKDIGVPLVAFSLKDSSKHTVFEIAENLRRFGWILPAYTMPANAQHVAVLRAVIREDFSHGLAKRLVAHIEQVLKEMDGLPSRLQHKKTERETQEEVFRYWKRLVDRKRAGVC